In Candidatus Tanganyikabacteria bacterium, the genomic stretch TCGCGGCGCGCTGGCGGGAGCGGCCGGAGTTCGAGGCGTGGCGCCAGGCGGGCTGGATCGACGCCTACGACCACGCCCGGGGGTGCGAAGCGCGCATCCACTTCGCGTTCGCCGAGGATGCCCTGGCGGTGGACGCGCCAGGCGGCGGCTGGCCCGACGTGCGCGTGCCGGTGCTCATCGTCCATGGCGTGCGCGACGAAGTCGTGGAAGTGGAACGCTCGCGCGCCTGGGCCGCGGGCAAGCGGCATGTCCGCCTGATCGAGGTGGACGACGCCCATGACCTGCTGGCGTCGCTGCCTTTGATCGCCCGCGAGGCCGAGGCATTCCTGGCGCCCTGGCTCGGAAAACCCTGCTAGACTGGGGCCTCGCACACCAGGAGGGACCACCAGTGCCGACCGCGACCGCCATCCTGAGCCCCGCCGCCTTCGCCTTCATGCGGGATCTCGAGGATCACAACGACCGCGACTGGTTCACGGCCAACAAGAAGCGCTACGAGGCCGACCTGCGCGATCCATGCCTGCGCCTGGTCGCGGTCCTGGGCGATCTCCTGGCCGAGACCTGCCCGCAGATCGAGTGCGATCCGCGGCCGGTCGGCGGATCGCTGTTCCGCATCTACCGGGACGTGCGCTTCTCGCGGGACAAGAGCCCGTACAAGACCCACACCGGCCTGCACCTGCGGCATCGCGCCTCGACGCAGGACGTCCACGGGCCCGGCATCTACCTGCACCT encodes the following:
- a CDS encoding alpha/beta fold hydrolase codes for the protein MADNPRWLYLHGFGSGPDSAKGVYLARRFAALGVTLERLNLRVPSLERLLLSAMIETAGAAIGGGDDSAVVFGSSLGGLAACRLAERDARVSALVLLAPAFQFAARWRERPEFEAWRQAGWIDAYDHARGCEARIHFAFAEDALAVDAPGGGWPDVRVPVLIVHGVRDEVVEVERSRAWAAGKRHVRLIEVDDAHDLLASLPLIAREAEAFLAPWLGKPC
- a CDS encoding DUF2461 domain-containing protein — encoded protein: MPTATAILSPAAFAFMRDLEDHNDRDWFTANKKRYEADLRDPCLRLVAVLGDLLAETCPQIECDPRPVGGSLFRIYRDVRFSRDKSPYKTHTGLHLRHRASTQDVHGPGIYLHLEPGEVFLACGLWQQAAPTLGKIRDAIAADGDAWRRATTDKAFRAGFAVDDGEKLK